Proteins encoded within one genomic window of Pygocentrus nattereri isolate fPygNat1 chromosome 7, fPygNat1.pri, whole genome shotgun sequence:
- the si:dkey-5i3.5 gene encoding uncharacterized protein si:dkey-5i3.5 isoform X2 has product MSSTDATLTGVKAHKIRKGITFYVNENTVNPAAAGRSGQPKPLLLLLPWLGSRPQAQAKYCEMYLRTGFDVLVVETEVGRFLWPRWGLEYGTELLQLLESERFSQRHLLVHAFSIGGYTFAQMLVHMAKDAQRYQGVTSRIRGQIYDSLVMGSLERMAIGVSRTVFPRVGSVVKGASLLYFHIFKRQTVDYFNMGIDAFWNTPVTAPALFFFCQNDALCDADSMEEMLEHWRKQGITLMSKKWEESIHAGHLRAHPQEYVSILENFLYSLSMVPLKSKI; this is encoded by the exons ATGTCTTCCACGGATGCTACCTTGACTGGGGTAAAGGCCCACAAGATCAGAAAGGGCATCACTTTCTACGTAAATGAGAATACAGTGAACCCTGCGGCTGCTGGCCGATCTGGCCAGCCCAAACCCCTACTGCTCCTGCTTCCTTGGTTGGGCTCCAGGCCTCAGGCTCAGGCAAAGTACTGTGAGATGTACCTCAGAACAGGCTTTGATGTACTAGTTGTGGAGACAGAGGTAGGAAGGTTCCTCTGGCCTCGTTGGGGGTTGGAGTATGGCACTGAGCTGCTGCAGCTTCTGGAGAGTGAGCGTTTCTcacagcgccacctgctggtcCATGCCTTTTCCATAGGAGGTTACACTTTTGCCCAGATGCTTGTTCATATGGCCAAAGATGCCCAGCGCTACCAGGGTGTGACCAGCAGGATAAGAGGACAAATATATGACAGCCTGGTCATGGGCTCCCTGGAACGCATGGCTATTG GTGTGAGTCGGACTGTTTTCCCTCGTGTTGGGAGTGTAGTGAAGGGCGCCAGCCTCCTTTATTTCCACATCTTCAAACGCCAAACGGTGGACTACTTCAACATGGGAATTGACGCATTCTGGAATACACCTGTAACAGCTCCTGCACTTTTCTTCTTCTGTCAGAATGATGCACTGTGTGATGCAGATTCTATGGAAGAAATGTTGGAGCATTGGAGAAAACAGGGCATTACTCTGATGAGTAAAAAGTGGGAGGAGTCTATCCATGCAGGCCATCTGCGTGCCCATCCTCAGGAGTACGTATCCATTCTAGAAAACTTCCTCTATTCTCTCAGTATGGTGCCTCTCAAGTCTAAAATATGA
- the si:dkey-5i3.5 gene encoding uncharacterized protein si:dkey-5i3.5 isoform X1, translating into MAATGWWALLPRAKLALFPSFVGGACGARFASYRSLHSAPVQSDAVRSSAVMSSTDATLTGVKAHKIRKGITFYVNENTVNPAAAGRSGQPKPLLLLLPWLGSRPQAQAKYCEMYLRTGFDVLVVETEVGRFLWPRWGLEYGTELLQLLESERFSQRHLLVHAFSIGGYTFAQMLVHMAKDAQRYQGVTSRIRGQIYDSLVMGSLERMAIGVSRTVFPRVGSVVKGASLLYFHIFKRQTVDYFNMGIDAFWNTPVTAPALFFFCQNDALCDADSMEEMLEHWRKQGITLMSKKWEESIHAGHLRAHPQEYVSILENFLYSLSMVPLKSKI; encoded by the exons ATGGCCGCGACAGGATGGTGGGCGCTTCTTCCTCGCGCGAAGCTCGCCCTTTTCCCGTCCTTCGTTGGTGGAGCCTGCGGAGCCCGCTTCGCCTCATACCGCAGCCTGCATTCAGCTCCCGTCCAGTCCGACGCCGTCAG GTCATCTGCTGTCATGTCTTCCACGGATGCTACCTTGACTGGGGTAAAGGCCCACAAGATCAGAAAGGGCATCACTTTCTACGTAAATGAGAATACAGTGAACCCTGCGGCTGCTGGCCGATCTGGCCAGCCCAAACCCCTACTGCTCCTGCTTCCTTGGTTGGGCTCCAGGCCTCAGGCTCAGGCAAAGTACTGTGAGATGTACCTCAGAACAGGCTTTGATGTACTAGTTGTGGAGACAGAGGTAGGAAGGTTCCTCTGGCCTCGTTGGGGGTTGGAGTATGGCACTGAGCTGCTGCAGCTTCTGGAGAGTGAGCGTTTCTcacagcgccacctgctggtcCATGCCTTTTCCATAGGAGGTTACACTTTTGCCCAGATGCTTGTTCATATGGCCAAAGATGCCCAGCGCTACCAGGGTGTGACCAGCAGGATAAGAGGACAAATATATGACAGCCTGGTCATGGGCTCCCTGGAACGCATGGCTATTG GTGTGAGTCGGACTGTTTTCCCTCGTGTTGGGAGTGTAGTGAAGGGCGCCAGCCTCCTTTATTTCCACATCTTCAAACGCCAAACGGTGGACTACTTCAACATGGGAATTGACGCATTCTGGAATACACCTGTAACAGCTCCTGCACTTTTCTTCTTCTGTCAGAATGATGCACTGTGTGATGCAGATTCTATGGAAGAAATGTTGGAGCATTGGAGAAAACAGGGCATTACTCTGATGAGTAAAAAGTGGGAGGAGTCTATCCATGCAGGCCATCTGCGTGCCCATCCTCAGGAGTACGTATCCATTCTAGAAAACTTCCTCTATTCTCTCAGTATGGTGCCTCTCAAGTCTAAAATATGA
- the LOC108424376 gene encoding proline-rich transmembrane protein 4, with protein sequence MVPHSGPFVLVLSVTLLGSLHTVSLNRDGGKPSWAYKNPVTELTDHKEPGSQWTTQTSRAKMDATNLPMTNSLFSDLTINSEKNSNAPKDLGEVRASNPNRRRSISLANRFSSTTWTDNINSFKTDTTTDTPSKTWSVTQGNEWIPVTSHSDLVDSHYSNFARSLGTTLVVGLRPSRSQVKTTDIGPPEYTGTPEFTHFPMPQTSPDQRRVETRLSADWTLEKSKTTSQRVNVEEFSNSADLGKRRKDLPTTMHDNGGVEDEVSKKSPHETAIVTNTPKGLSALDNNDFAELSSQPDCNLDTTGVCNSSHPLLSPDLPDNNLPSDLSPASPMPPPNGDMTPPPVALTPPMLVPLLSDWNAAMATWGLAWELHVYGLGCVFSLVAALSAFSLLCLPLCWPSGCAHFSLLHLLQLLAGSSRALWLLYDPYGQRDRLPMAWSRLLHEATYPCLTAAFGLLLLLLSGRSRAQLLSQTTLRRCGCLLAALVLVHVAVVMGSVAILRLFPALPVVSLLPPTAFFLLASLLSFSYLLFYCCARTDAKHIYRLNEMSPDHPASHCPLAEAGVWERAAGTGLFSALFLLACGGLRLYAVLHATGLTDEETVGLMPWPWWGFQLSCRVCEAGMCLTLALVVTHPLLCCGGAVPKFGRWSSVFNRQRSSTGGATAATKTTILSSGWSKRPGEKLSLRDGMVRDESESVPLYTLAEVPLCESDGLDLHYPSSPQNQAAPQLSGATMDAQVVSQRSSLASLNGDSTVDLRPPSPIDLRRSIDEALNSEALFRRSLFSSSRLSLSTRGPPDGQPCRGTSTEPVLYRTASCGDVDSPCRNGNSSSLCGGPRGHGGQATNYSDFTSRRQSSQSSLPRGSLPRVQSGRPSQKQYKVLSSTMSRESIYEKEHAYTQADELAVQAEFISVCRQIDALSISSDTIEL encoded by the exons ATGGTCCCTCACAGTGGACCATTTGTGCTGGTCCTCAGTGTCACATTGTTGGGCAGCCTACACACTGTGTCCCTGAACAGAGATGGAGGCAAACCAAGCTGGGCTTATAAAAACCCTGTCACAGAGCTCACAGACCATAAAGAGCCTGGTTCACAGTGGACCACCCAGACGTCTAGAGCCAAGATGGATGCCACTAATCTACCGATGACCAATTCACTCTTCTCAGATCTCACAATAAACTCTGAGAAGAACAGTAATGCTCCAAAAGATCTAGGAGAAGTCAGAGCATCAAACCCCAACAGAAGAAGGAGCATCTCATTAGCAAATCGATTTTCAAGTACAACATGGACAGATAATATAAACTCCTTTAAAACTGACACAACAACTGATACTCCATCAAAGACTTGGTCAGTCACTCAAGGCAATGAATGGATTCCTGTGACAAGCCATTCTGACTTGGTTGATTCGCATTATAGCAATTTTGCCCGTTCTTTAGGAACCACATTAGTAGTAGGCCTGAGGCCTTCACGTTCTCAGGTAAAGACCACAGATATTGGGCCTCCAGAATATACAGGAACTCCAGAGTTTACCCATTTCCCTATGCCCCAAACATCTCCTGATCAAAGAAGAGTAGAAACTAGACTTAGTGCTGACTGGACACTGGAGAAGTCCAAAACCACTTCTCAGAGAGTGAATGTAGAAGAGTTTTCCAATAGTGCAGATCTAGGAAAAAGACGAAAAGACCTACCAACCACTATGCACGacaatggaggagtggaagatgAAGTCTCCAAGAAGTCCCCTCATGAAACAGCGATTGTGACCAATACACCAAAAG GCTTGTCTGCACTTGACAACAACGACTTTGCCGAATTATCCTCCCAGCCTGACTGCAACCTGGACACCACAGGGGTCTGCAACTCCTCACACCCTCTCTTGAGCCCTGATCTCCCTGACAACAACCTCCCGAGTGACCTGTCTCCTGCTTCTCCGATGCCCCCACCTAATGGTGATATGACCCCGCCCCCTGTTGCCCTGACCCCGCCCATGCTGGTACCTTTACTCTCTGACTGGAATGCTGCCATGGCGACATGGGGTCTAGCGTGGGAGCTGCACGTGTATGGGCTGGGGTGTGTGTTCTCACTGGTGGCTGCACTGTCTGCCTTTAGCCTCTTGTGTCTGCCCCTATGCTGGCCTTCTGGCTGCGCCCACTTTAGCCTTCTGCACCTCCTGCAGCTGCTGGCTGGCTCTAGCCGTGCCCTGTGGCTGCTCTATGACCCGTATGGTCAGCGGGACCGGCTCCCTATGGCCTGGTCACGCCTTCTGCATGAGGCCACTTATCCATGCCTGACTGCTGCCTTTGgcctactgctgctgctgttgtctgGCCGCTCTCGCGCCCAACTGCTCTCCCAGACCACCCTGCGGCGCTGTGGCTGCCTACTAGCTGCACTTGTGTTGGTGCATGTTGCTGTGGTGATGGGATCTGTAGCCATTCTGAGGCTTTTTCCTGCCCTTCCGGTTGTCTCTCTTCTGCCCCCCACTGCATTCTTCCTGCTGGCCTCTCTCTTGTCCTTCTCATACCTGCTGTTCTACTGCTGCGCCCGCACTGATGCCAAGCACATCTACAGGTTAAACGAGATGTCACCGGACCACCCAGCTAGCCACTGTCCCCTAGCGGAGGCTGGTGTGTGGGAGAGGGCTGCGGGGACTGGCCTTTTCTCAGCACTATTTCTCCTAGCATGTGGGGGACTCAGGCTTTATGCAGTCCTGCATGCAACTGGGCTGACAGATGAGGAAACAGTGGGACTGATGCCCTGGCCCTGGTGGGGCTTCCAGCTCAGCTGCAGAGTGTGTGAGGCGGGGATGTGTCTCACCCTGGCACTTGTGGTCACACACCCTCTCCTGTGCTGTGGAGGAGCTGTCCCTAAGTTTGGCCGCTGGAGCTCAGTGTTTAACAGGCAGAG GTCATCCACAGGGGGCGCTACTGCAGCCACCAAAACCACCATCCTGTCAAGTGGCTGGTCCAAGAGGCCAGGAGAGAAACTGAGTCTGCGGGATGGTATGGTGCGGGATGAAAGCGAGAGTGTGCCCCTCTACACCCTAGCTGAGGTGCCACTCTGTGAATCAGATGGCTTGGACCTCCATTATCCAAGCAGCCCTCAGAATCAGGCAGCCCCTCAGCTGTCCGGGGCCACAATGGATGCTCAAGTGGTCTCTCAGCGGTCATCTTTAGCTAGCCTTAATGGAGATTCCACAGTGGATCTGCGACCTCCGTCTCCAATTGACCTGCGACGCAGCATTGACGAGGCTTTGAACAGTGAGGCCCTGTTCCGGCGGAgtctcttcagctcctccagGCTTTCTCTCAGTACACGCGGGCCTCCAGATGGACAGCCCTGCCGCGGAACCTCCACTGAGCCTGTCCTGTACCGCACCGCCTCATGTGGGGATGTGGATTCCCCTTGTAGGAATGGAAACTCAAGCTCCCTTTGTGGAGGCCCTAGAGGTCATGGAGGTCAAGCAACTAATTACAGTGACTTCACTTCCAGGCGGCAGTCGTCTCAGAGCAGTCTGCCCAGGGGGAGCCTGCCAAGAGTGCAGTCAGGACGCCCCTCGCAGAAGCAGTACAAGGTCCTGAGCTCCACCATGTCCAGAGAGAGTATATATGAGAAAGAGCATGCTTACACACAGGCTGACGAACTGGCTGTCCAAGCTGAGTTCATCAGCGTCTGCAGACAGATAGATGCACTTAGTATCAGCAGCGACACAATCGAACTGTAA